The following proteins are encoded in a genomic region of Phragmites australis chromosome 9, lpPhrAust1.1, whole genome shotgun sequence:
- the LOC133929400 gene encoding golgin candidate 5-like: MAWWSGKVSLGGLQDIAGAVNKISESVKNIEKNFDSALGLEEKRDDEEASGSRTSNSDRIGFFNPVMAFMGHNGEEDGTEASEKPQSPKHSSAAEENRGTPTKKHTSEVDASEGSETAQSPKQPSKLEETHRNSTESAVSGADVSEQPMTPHTPTHPSAAEEKLDGSIESPTPKGDASEVSEPSQSPTHPSTAEENHSGSIETSSIRKENQDYQDSKHLGPNDEALPSQLGESGRDTPDVGASSSPTKLDQSSDMETAESIHTGKEDTADGNSSQSQPADSMLGNSDDVDEAEGKIVQEFDVQKVRSTPQESSDTVDKLTYLEVTVHDDNTNTAENEDESNQTEAGVASVVGQEEDAREQLEDLRSKSIISEHDSNSQNELVVTSADMPGGPVEVGSPANSLRKEEKMQESIRSTSSPTLESVGSVVELEKLRREIKMMEAALQGAARQSQSKADEIARLMNENEQLKSTIDDLKSKSSEAEMDALKDEYHQRVATLERKVYALTKERDTLRREQNKKSDAAALLKEKDEIISQVMAEGEELSKKQAAQEATIRKLRAQIRELEEEKQRLNSKIQVEETKVESIKRDKAATENLLQETIERNQTELAAQKEFYTNALNAAKEAEALAEARVNSEAKVELESRLREAGEKENMLIKTIEELRHALTRQEQEASFREERLKRDYDDLQKRYQSSELRYNELVTQVPESTRPLLRQIEAMQETAARREDAWAGVERTLNSRLQEAEAKAAAAEEKERSVNERLSQSLSRITVLETQITILRTEQTQLSRSLEKERQRASESRQEYLAIKEEAVIQEGRAKHLEEEIKELRAKHKKELQEAAEHRELLEKDLEREKAARAELEKTSSHEAPKVPLPDQTRNAPLRKLSSAGSINSLEESHFLQASLDLSDNTSLERRMSSESNMSYYLRSMTPSAFESALRQKDGELASYISRLDSLESIRNSLAEELVKMTEQCEKLRTEAAALPGLRAELEALKQRHFQALELMGERDEELEELRNDIVDLKEMYREQVDLLVSQLQALGARV; the protein is encoded by the exons ATGGCGTGGTGGTCGGGGAAGGTGTCGCTGGGCGGGCTGCAGGACATCGCCGGCGCCGTCAACAAAATCAGCGAGAGCGTGAAGAACATCGAGAAGAACTTCGAcagcgcgctcggcctcgaggaGAAGCGCGACGATGAAGAAG CATCGGGATCAAGGACATCTAACTCGGATAGAATAGGATTCTTCAATCCTGTCATGGCTTTCATGGGACATAATGGCGAGGAGGATGGCACTGAAGCATCAGAAAAGCCACAATCTCCGAAGCATTCATCAGCAGCAGAAGAAAATCGTGGCACCCCCACTAAGAAACATACATCTGAGGTAGATGCTTCTGAAGGATCAGAAACAGCACAATCTCCAAAGCAGCCTTCAAAATTAGAAGAAACTCATAGAAACTCCACTGAGTCAGCTGTTTCTGGGGCGGATGTTTCTGAGCAACCCATGACACCACACACTCCAACGCATCCTTCAGCAGCAGAAGAAAAGCTTGATGGCTCCATTGAGTCACCTACTCCTAAGGGGGATGCTTCTGAGGTATCAGAACCATCACAATCGCCAACACATCCTTCAACTGCAGAAGAAAATCATAGTGGCTCCATTGAGACCAGTTCAATCAGGAAGGAAAACCAGGATTACCAAGATAGCAAACATTTGGGTCCTAATGATGAAGCTTTACCAAGTCAGCTTGGAGAGTCTGGCAGAGACACACCTGATGTTGGAGCATCTTCTTCACCTACCAAGTTAGATCAATCAAGTGACATGGAAACAGCAGAATCTATTCATACTGGAAAGGAAGATACAGCTGATGGGAACTCCTCTCAGTCACAACCAGCAGATTCCATGCTAGGTAACTCAGATGATGTAGATGAAGCTGAGGGCAAGATTGTTCAAGAATTTGATGTCCAAAAGGTAAGAAGTACCCCACAGGAGAGCAGTGACACAGTTGACAAATTAACTTATCTAGAAGTCACAGTACATGATGACAATACTAATACTGCTGAAAATGAAGATGAAAGCAACCAGACAGAGGCAGGGGTAGCATCTGTCGTTGGACAGGAGGAGGATGCAAGGGAACAGCTTGAAGACCTTAGATCAAAGTCCATAATTTCAGAGCATGATTCAAATTCGCAAAATGAGTTGGTGGTTACTTCTGCAGATATGCCTGGTGGACCAGTAGAAGTAGGTTCTCCTGCAAATAGtttgagaaaagaagaaaagatgcaGGAATCTATTAGAAGTACAAGCTCTCCGACTTTGGAATCTGTTGGTTCTGTTGTTGAGCTTGAGAAATTAAGACGTGAAATCAAGATGATGGAAGCTGCATTGCAAGGTGCTGCAAGACAATCCCAG TCCAAAGCTGATGAAATTgcgagattgatgaatgagaaTGAGCAATTGAAATCAACAATTGATGATCTCAAG AGTAAGTCATCTGAAGCAGAAATGGACGCACTTAAGGATGAATATCACCAAAGGGTAGCAACTCTTGAAAGGAAG GTGTATGCACTAACCAAAGAACGCGATACATTAAGGAGAGAGCAGAATAAAAAAAGTGATGCAGCTGCCCTTTTGAAAGAAAAGGATGAGATTATCAGTCAGGTCATGGCTGAAG GTGAAGAACTATCAAAAAAACAAGCTGCTCAAGAAGCTACTATACGAAAACTGAGGGCACAG ATTCGTGAGcttgaagaagaaaaacaacgACTGAACTCAAAGATCCAG GTTGAGGAGACTAAGGTTGAGAGTATTAAGAGAGATAAGGCAGCAACTGAGAATTTGCTTCAAGAAACAATAGAAAGAAATCAGACCGAACTTGCAGCTCAGAAGGAGTTCTACACCAATGCTCTTAATGCAGCTAAAGAGGCTGAGGCATTAGCTGAAGCAAGAGTCAACAGCGAAGCCAAAGTTGAACTGGAGAGCCGTTTAAGAGAAGCtggtgaaaaagaaaatatgttgATTAAGACAATCGAGGAGTTGAGGCATGCTCTCACTAGGCAAGAACAGGAG GCTTCTTTCAGGGAAGAAAGGCTAAAAAGGGATTATGATGATCTTCAAAAGCGGTATCAA TCCAGTGAACTTCGCTATAATGAACTGGTCACACAAGTTCCGGAGTCTACCAGACCACTCCTAAGGCAAATTGAAGCCATGCAG GAGACAGCTGCTCGAAGGGAAGACGCTTGGGCTGGTGTCGAGAGAACCTTAAACTCTCGCCTTCAG GAAGCAGAAGCTAAAGCTGCTGCCGCAGAAGAAAAGGAGCGGTCTGTAAATGAGCGATTGTCACAAAGTTTATCTCGGATAACAGTTCTGGAGACCCAG ATTACGATTCTGAGAACAGAGCAGACACAGTTGAGCCGAtcccttgaaaaggagagacaGAGAGCATCTGAAAGTAGACAGGAGTACCTAGCAATTAAAGAGGAGGCGGTAATACAAGAAGGGCGGGCCAAACATCTTGAagaagaaataaaggagctTAGGGCTAAACACAAAAAGGAGCTGCAAGAAGCAGCAGAACACAGGGAGCTGCTTGAGAAG GACCTTGAAAGGGAAAAGGCTGCCAGGGCAGAACTTGAGAAAACATCTTCCCATGAAGCACCTAAAGTTCCGCTTCCAGATCAAACAA GAAATGCCCCTCTCAGAAAGCTCTCTAGTGCTGGGAGTATAAATAGTCTGGAAGAAAGCCATTTTCTTCAAGCATCGTTGGATTTATCGGACAATACTTCATTAGAGAGGAGAATGTCCTCAGAAAGTAATATGTCATATTATCTGAGGTCCATGACTCCAAGTGCTTTTGAATCAGCACTTCGTCAAAAGGATGGAGAGCTGGCTTCTTACATATCACGCTTG